Part of the Cohnella candidum genome, TCATGGTTCGGTTCCCAGTCGTCGTCTTCGGTGACGTCGTCGACATGGATCATCTGCCTTTTGCGCAGGCATCGGCCGGCGATCGATCGATGGATGTGGAGCCTGCGGTTGCCGGGATGCGTTTTGGGAAACCCCGAGCTCGCGAACACCAGAAGCAGCTCCTCTTCCTGCTGCACCCAAAGCGCGCAGCGGTGGCGTCCGCCCGCGCTGACCTTGATGTCCGACGAGAGCGTGTCGAGGCACCGCTGCGCGAGCGATTCGATCTCGTTCATCCGCGTCATCAGGTTCAGGTGGGAGCGCAGCGCGTTCAGCTGATGCAGCAAGGGACTCAGGTTGCCGCAAGCCGTCGCCAGCTGGGAGGCCACGTTGTCCTGCCTCTCCGCGCGCCGGATCGCTTCATGCAGCCTGTCATGCAGCTGCTCGATGCGCCGGTCGCGGCTCATGATGCTGTGCATCGCCCTCGTAATCCTGGAAGCTCCGAACAAGGTCATTCCGAAAAAGATGATGAGCACCAAGAGAAACAATACCGCGGACACGCTGTAAAACCAAGGCGGCAGCTTGTCCAGGATTCCTTTCAAAAAACCGTCCATGAACTCCCCCCTTTTCGATTGGCAATCGCCTCCAGTTTATTTCAGAATGCGGACAACTTCAAGATTCTGGAAACCTATTTCCGGAAACCAAAATAGCCGTCGTGCCTTCCTTGGGAGAAGGAAACGGCGGCGCGGGGAGAGATGCGGGAGTCCGACCGGGCCTTATGGACTATTCGCTGTCGTCACCTGAAACATCGGAATCGATTTCGGGCGCGTCTTTCGCTGCCGCCGGCACGACGACGGGTTCGGCCGCATTAGGCTTGCTGTACGTGCCCCAAAACGTCTGCTTCAACGTGGATGGTTTGCCGGCTTCATATTCAATCGTCATGGTCGAATCGATTCGGTACGAGGTGGGCCAGCGTTTAACGGGATCGAGGACGATTTCGACCTTCAGGCTGCCGAGCTTGATGCTATCCTGCACTTTCTGCTCCAGACCGGACAAGCCGAGCGTGCTCTCGAGCACCTTCTCGAGGAAAGCTTTTGCCTCGGCTCCGTTGCCTTCGAATGTGATTTTGTCTCCTTCCAAACGCAGTCCGTCCCCAAGAGCCTGGACGTCGAGCAGGGCTTGGTCGGGATCCACCTGGAAATCGGACAGCGTCTTGACCATCTCGGCCGTATCGCTTTTCGTTGTCCGGCTCCATCCCTCTAAATCCTTATCGTACATATAATAAGCATCCGGCGTCAGTATCGCCCTGAGATCATAAGTATCTTCGTCGATCACGCTTTTTACCTGCTGGTCGAGCTTAAGAGGAGAGGTCTCCACGCGCCCGTTCGAGTTCACGGTAACGTTGGAATTGCTGTCCGCGCTCTCTCCGGTCAAATGCTGCGTCAGGTCCATTTTGAAATAATAATTCTTCAAGCTTTTCGCCGCCGTTTCCGCCTGTTTCAGCGCCTTGACCGCTTCCGACTGTTCGGGTGACGGCGAAGGCTGCGGGGTTGCCGCGGAAGAAGCGGGAGGGGAAGAAGAGGACGGATCTGCGGACGCTCCGGAAGATGAGCAGCCGGCGCCGCCGAGAACCGCTGCGGTCAATACCGCTGCCAACAGCAGTGAGCGGGACGAGTATCGGAAGAGCGGCAGAACGGGCATTTTCATGATGAGATAAACCTCCTGGCGGATAACATCGGAAAAGAATGCGCACAATCACAAGCGTACCCCTATGAGGAGGAATCGCCAATGGAAAATGAATCGCATAGAGGCAATTACAAGGGAACGACCCAAATGAAGGCGGAAAACCAGGATATGGCTTTCGTGAACGACACGCTCGAAAATACGAAATCCGTCGCTCCCGTTCCCCGTAAAAAGAAGAAAACCGATTAATGGGTTAGACTCTCATCATTAACATACCCGAAAATAGGGAGTCAAGCGCAAACCCGCCGATAACGACAAAAAGCTGTCCCGCGGCAACCGATGCCGGGACAGCTTTTTCTTTGCAACGCGGCAGTTAGAGGGGCACTCCCTTGCCTTTCAGCCAGGCGTCGTTGTCGTAACCCCGCTCCTCCCAATAACCGATATGCTCTTGGTCGATCAACTCGATTCGGCTCAGCCACTTTACGGACTTGTAGGCGTACATTTTCGGAACGATCAACCGCACGGGACCGCCGTAATCGCGGTGGATGGGCTTGCCGTCATGGAGCACCGCCACCATCACGTCATCCATGTTCGCTTGTTCGAGCGTCAGCGCGTCCGTGTACACTCCGTCGCCGGAGTAGAACTTGACCGTCTTCGCGCCGGGCTTCACCCCGACCTCTTGCAATAAACGAGAAAGCGGGATTCCTTCCCAAGTGTTGCGGTACACCGACCAGCCCGTTACGCAGTGGAAATCGCTGACCTGCACGATGCGCTTCTGGGCGAGGAACTGCTCCCAGTTCCATATAACCGGCTTCTCCACCAGCCCGTCGATCGTGAACGACCACATATCGGAAGTGAAAGCAGGCAGCCTGGTGACGGTGTACATCTCGAAGCGTCCTTCCGCGCCTCCGCCGATGACGTTCGCCGAGTCCGGAAGAGGCTGGGGCGCGGGCAGCATTCGGTTCGGATCCGGATCGGGCGCAGCCTCGCCGCCGCCGGAGATGGAGATCGCGCCGCCGGACGCCGACCCCAGCCATCGGAAAAACGGAGGCAGCACGGTTACGGCCAGCGCCGCGCCGAGCGTGATTTTGAGAAACTGGCGGCGGTCCATCCAAGGGCCGGGCGCTTCGGGTCCCGCGGATGCCGGCCATTCGCCTTGAATCGGCTGCCCCGGATCCAACGCGGGATCCGACGTCCGGACCGCCCTCCTTCCGGGCTGCTTCATCCATTTCAAACGCGTGACGGAATGATACAAGATATAAGGCAGCCCTAAGTAGGTTAACAACTGATGGACGAGACGCGCGTTGTTCGCCCACCGCGGCGGAAAGTGGCGAAGCTGCCAGAGAATGATGCCGGATACGAGCCAACCGATGAGAAGAAAGAGGATGAAACCCAAGTTGCCCTTCTGCCGGGGACGCTGCCTGATCTGCTTCAGGTGGCGCCGTCCGAGCGGTACGTACAACACGATCAAAATGCCGGAGATGACGCCCAGCGCGATGTGAAGCTGCTTGATCCAGATTCGGCCTTCGCCGAGCTCCCGAATCGCTCCCCAAGCCAGCAGCACCCCGCTGACGGCCAGCGCCAAGACAATCCACGCGTTCCAGCGGTGCAGCTCCGCCAGCTGTTTGCCGAACCCCGCTTTTTTGCGATTCATGCCCTTTCCCTCCTTTCCGTATCAGACAAGACGGCGAGCGGAACGGTGAACCAGAAGACGCTTCCCGTCCCCGGACCGGGCTCGACGCCGATTGCTCCTCCATGCCGCTCTGCCAACGCCTTGGCGATGGCGAGACCCAACCCTCCGCCGCTTCCGTCCCTGCGCCGGCTCGGGTCCGCCCGGTAAAAGCGTTCGAAAATCCGCTCCCGCTCCGCTTCCGGTACGCCTTCTCCTTCATCCTGCACGCGGACGACCAACAGATGTCCGCCGATGTCCGCCGCCGATATGAGGATCGATCCTCCCTCGGGAGAATGCCGGATGGCGTTGTCCAGCAGGTTGCCGACGATCCTCCGCAGGCTCCGGTCCATCGTCTCGACGATGGGAGTCGGTTCGGGCAGCGTAACCCTGGCCTCCAGCCGTTTCCCCTCAAGCCTGGGCGCGTACGCGTTCAAGGTTTCGACCAGCACGTCCTCCAAGCTGATCTTATCCGGGCGGTAAGCCTCGGCTCCCGCGTCGATGGCGGATAACTCGAACAAGTCCTGGACCAAGCCCGCCAGCCGGACTGATTCCGACCGAATCGTTCCCAAATAACGCCGGACCGTCTCTTCATCCCGCACCACGCCGTCCTGAAGGGCTTCCGCATGCGATTGCAGCAACGCAAGCGGGGTCCTGAGATCGTGCGCGACGTTGGCCACGAGCTCGCGGCGCGAGATCTCGGCTTGGCGAAGGCGGGAAAAGCTCTCGGCCAGCCGCCGGCTCATTCCGTTGAAACGTCCGGCCAACTGGCGGAATTCCGCCGGGCCGACGATCGGAACTTCGGCGCCGTAAGCCCCTGACGCGATCTCCTTGGAAGCTTCTCCGATGCGGTTCACCGATCGTTCCAGCGGCCGTATGAGCGCGTAATGGACCGCGAAGGACAACAGCCCCGCCGCCAGCGTGGCGCCGCCCAGCCAGAGGAAGGCTTCGCGGTTCAGGATCATCCGGCTGTAGCAGAAGAACAGCAGCCCGAGGACCGTGACCAAGCTGACGGCGTTCGCGGCGAGCAAGTAGGGCCTTAGCTTGACGCCTCTCCATTTCATGGAAGCGGCCTTCCTTCGAATTTATAGCCGATTCCCCACACGGTTTTGATCCATTGGGGCTCCGACGGCTCAGGCTCGATCTTCTCGCGGAGCCGGCGGATGTGCACCGTCACCGTCGTGGTGTCTCCCTCGAAATCCACGTCCCACACGCGGCTGAGCAGCTGGTTCCGCGAGAACACTTGGCCCGGATGCCGGACGAACCAGTGCAGCAAGTCGAACTCCTTCACCGTCAACTCGGCTTCGCGCCCGTCCAAGGCGACCCTGCGCTGGGCCGGAAACAAGGAAAGCCCCTGGAAGTGCCTCTCCTCCAACCGAGTTTCCGCAGGTGCGCTTGGGCTGCCCGCGGAAGCCGGCCTTTCTTTGGCGGACCTCCGTAAAATGTTCCGAACCCGGAGGACGAGCTCCCGCGGACTGAACGGCTTCGTCAAATAATCGTCGGCGCCCAGCGTGAGGCCGAGCAGCCGGTCGCTCTCTTCCCCGCGCGCCGTCAGCATGACGATCGGAATATCTTCGCGGTCCCGAATGGCGGCGCAGACGTCCCAGCCGGACTTGCCCGGCATCATGAGGTCGACGACGACCAGATCGGGCCGATGCTCCTCCCACAGGGACAACGTCTCCAAGCCGTCGCCCGCCGTCAGGACGCGGTAGCCCTCCCGCTCCAAATAGCGGCGGCACACGTCGGTAATGTCGCGTTCGTCATCCGCCACCAGCACCGTTTCCCCCGGCATGCCGCAGCCCCCTCCGCCCATTTTTGATAACCAAAGTATAGCATAACAGGGGGCTCCCGAACGGGAAGCCCTCCTGCCGGCGCGAACTATTTGTTGTCCGTCATTTTGCCGTCATCCATCTTCTTGCCGTCGTCCATCTTCTTGCCGTCGTCCATCTTCTTGCCGTCGTCCATCTTCTTGCCGCCATCCATCTTCTTGCCGTCGTCCATCTTCTTGCCGTCGTCCATCATTTTCCCGCTGTCCATCGGCGTTTCCATCGGGGTGCTTTTGCCGCCGTCCTGCATTTTGTCGTCCATCTTGTCTTTGCCGCAGGCGGCGAGCCCGATGACGAGCAGCAAGATCAGCGGCAGCCACCATTTTCTTTGTCCCATGTTCCAACCTCCTCGGAATGTCGCTTCAGGGACAATGTACCGCCTAAGGATAACCGCGCTCTAACCCTTTTCGTAAGCCGCCCTTACATTTTCCTTACGAAAGTCTTTCGGCGTCCCGCAGCCAGCCAAAAAAGCAATCCCTAAAATTGGGCAATGAAAATGTGCATTCCGTCCTTTTTCGAGCGGAACATCCGGCTTACTTCTGCGTCTAAAACATTACGAACAGCAAGGAGGAATACATGATGCGCAAAACGATCCCTTACCTGCTTCTTCTGGCGCTTATGGCGCTTCTCTTAGCCGGCTGCGGCGATAAGCAGGCCAGCGGCAGCTCTTCGGACGAGGGCGGCACGCCCGTCGTCCCGGCAACCGAATCCGCTTCGGCAGGCACGGACGCGGGAGCTCCCCCGACGGAATCGTCCGCCCCTTCGCCCGAACCGTCCGGTTCCGCTTCCCAATCTCCGGATACGAAGCCTGACAGCCAGCTCAAACAGACCGCCCAGGACGTCGTGGACGCCCTTCGCGACCGGGACCTGGAGCGGTTGTCCGAAGCGGCCGATCCCGAAGGCTTGCGGTTCTCCCCTTCCCTGCACATCGACGAGAAAACTTCGCTCGTGTTCAAGGCAGGAGAGCTCCCGTCCTTCAAAGACACCAAGAAGCTCACTTGGGGGTCTTACGACGGCAGCGGGGAACCGATCGACCTGACGTTCCGGGACTATTTCGAGAAATTCGTGTACAGCCAGGATTTCTCGAGCGCTCCGGACGTGAGCGTCAACCAACTACTCGGCAAAGGCAACACCCCCTTCAACGGCACGGAGGTTTATCCGGGAGCTTCTTATGTGGAGTTCCACTTTCCGGGCTTCGACAAGAAGAACGAGGGCATGGACTGGGAAAGTCTCGTCCTCGTGTTCCGCCAAGTTTCGGGAGAGTGGAAGCTTGCCTCCGTCGTTCACGGCTCATGGACGATCTGATCCACGCAAAAGGCGGTCCCCGCATGGGACCGCCTTTCCTTTTGCATTTGCGATATAACGAGTTAACCCTTCACTTCCAACCCCAGCTTGCGGGCCGCCCATGCCGTGGTGCTCGCCTGCAGCAGGATCGTCAGCATGATGGCCATGAACGTTACGGAAGCAATCACGTCTGCGTGAGGAATGCCGCTCGCCGCGATCATGCCCGACAACGCGGCGGGGATGACGCCCGTCTCCCGCACCCAAACCATGAACAGCAGCTCCTTGCCCGCCCACTCGGCTTTTCGGTCCGGCAAGGCGCAAGCATACACCGTAAGAGGCCTCGCGACGAACATCAGCACGAGCACCGCAAGCAGGCTTTGCCACCAGTATTCGGCCAGCAAGCCGAAATCGACCTGACTGCCCAGCAGCACGAAAATCAGCATGCGCATGATGACCGTCAAATTTTCGGCCAGATGGGTCATTTCCGTTTCTTTATGCGCGAGATGGACGCCGAACGTCGAGGCGTTGCCCCAGATCAAGCCGGCGACGAACGTCGCCATAAAACCGCTCACGTGCAGCAGATCGCCGATGACGTAAGCCGCCAGCGCCAGCACCAGCATGGCGATGCCCGTATAGTCGCCGAATACGCCGATGCGGACATGCCCGACCAGGTACATCACTACGAATGCCAAAACCACGCCGACGACGATACCTCCGAGAGCCGTTTTCAAAAACTCCCCGATCATCGGCCCCGCTTCCAGCGCTTGCTTGCCCGTCACGGCCGCAAGCAAGGCGAACGTCACGATCGAGCCGGTCGCGTCATTGAAGGCGGATTCGCTTTCCACCGTCTCCCGGACTTTGTCGCGGATCCGGACTTGCCGGAATACGGGAATGATCGACGCCGGGTCCGTGGAAGCGATAACGGCGGCAGCCAGCAGCGAATACAACCAATCGATCCCGAATATGTAATGGATGGCGGCCCCGGTGGCCGCGACCGTGATGAGCACGCCCGGCACGCTGAGCAGCCCCACGGTGAGCCCGACTTTCCGCAGCCCTTTCAGCCGAATGTTTCTGCCCCCGTCGAACAGAATCAGCGCCGAACCCCCGACCAAGATGAGCTGGTTGGTTACGGACGTGCTCATTTCGTTTACCCAATGAAGGCCCTGCCCAATGACCATGCCCGCCACGATGAACATCGCGACGTCGGGAAGCCGTAGCCATTCCGCCAGTTTGCCCGCCACCACGCCGGTCGTGACGATGATGAGGAACAGCAAAAACAAATGATGGATCATTTCCGTCGCTTGGCTTTCCATGTTGATTTTCCGCATCCTTCGCGCAAGAATTCCTTTATTATACACCCTTTTACCCGATGATGAGCTTCCCTTCCGGATAACGGTACAACTCTTTCTCGGACTTGGGGCCGAGCGCGTAAGCCAGCGTTAACGGACCGAGCCTCCCGGCGAACATCATGCACGCGATCAGGACCCGGCCCGCGTCGCTGAGATCGGGCGTCAGTCCCGTTGACAATCCGACCGTCGCGAAAGCGGAGACGGTTTCGAAGAATACGCGGATGAACGCCGCATTCTCCGTCACGCACAACGCCATGGTAACCGCCGCGATCAGCGCCATCGCCAGCATCGTGATGGTCAGGGCTTTGAGCAGCCTGCCGCGGGCAAGCCGATAGCGGAAAAAGACGATGTCGTCCTTGCCGCGCACCATCGCGTGAACGCCGCCCACGAGCGTCGCGAAAGTGGTCACTTTAATGCCTCCGGCCGTCGATCCCGGGGCGGCACCCACGAACATGAGGAAGATGACGAAGAACAACGTCGCCTGATGAAGGGCGGAGATGTCGACCGTATTCGCCCCGGCCGTCCTCGCGGTTACGGATTGGAAGAAAGACGCCAGGATTTTGCCGGTGCCGCCTAGCGGCCCAAGCGTATTTCCGTACTCGAACGCGAAGACGGCAATCGCTCCCGAAACGATGAGGATTCCCGTCATGCAGAGCACGATTTTGGAATGAAGCGACAAACAGCGGGACTTGGGATACTCCAGCAAATCCGCCAGGACCACGAACCCGAGGCCGCCCAATACGATCAAGGCCATCGCGATCAAGTTCACCATGGGATCTTCCGCGTACGTGGTTAAGCTGTGATACTCCCCGAACAGATCGAACCCTGCGTTGTTGAAAAACGAGACCGCGTGGAAAACGCCGAAGTACGCCGCTCGCCCGATCGGCATGTCGAGAGACCACCTGAGGGTGAACAGCAAAGCGCCCGCGGCTTCGATGGCGACGGAGTAACGGAACACCCGGCGGATCAGCTGAACGATTCCCTGCATGCTCGGCTGGTTCATCGCCTCCTGCAAAATCATCCGTTCCCGCAGCGAAATCCGTTTCCGGAGCACGAGCGCAAAGAGGGTGGCCATGGTCATGAAGCCGAGCCCGCCGATCTGGATCAGGAGCAGGAGGACGACTTGGCCGAAAATGGAGTAATACGTGCCCGTGTCGACGACGACCAATCCGGTCACGCAGGTGGCGGAAGTGGCGGTGAATACGGCGTCCAGATAACGGAGAGAGGTTCCTTGCGCGGAGGAGACGGGCAGGGATAAGACGAGCCCGCCGAGCAGAATAATAACCGCGAATCCGCAGACGAGAAAACGCGGCGGAGACCATTTGGACAGATCGAACAATCCGGCGAACACCGTCATCCCCCCACTGGCCGTTATCCAACAGACATAGGGTTTCCCCATTTTCGGGCCGATATCAGATACTCGCCTGCCGCATAAGGAGGAACCGATGAAATCCAACCAATTCGCCGTGATCGGCCTGGGCCGGTTCGGCTCCAGCCTTGCCCGGGAGCTGATTCGGCTGGGGCACGAGGTGCTGGGCGTGGACCGGAGCGAACAGGTCGCGGACGAGATGAGCGCCTTTCTGACCCATACCGTCATCGCGGACACGACGGACGAAGAAGCACTGCGCTCGATCGGCATCCGCAACGTCGATTGCGCGGTCGTCGCGATCGGCAACGATATTCAAGCGAGCATCCTCACCTCCATCCTGCTCAAGGAGCTCGAAGTCCGGAAGGTGGTGGCCAAG contains:
- a CDS encoding response regulator transcription factor — its product is MPGETVLVADDERDITDVCRRYLEREGYRVLTAGDGLETLSLWEEHRPDLVVVDLMMPGKSGWDVCAAIRDREDIPIVMLTARGEESDRLLGLTLGADDYLTKPFSPRELVLRVRNILRRSAKERPASAGSPSAPAETRLEERHFQGLSLFPAQRRVALDGREAELTVKEFDLLHWFVRHPGQVFSRNQLLSRVWDVDFEGDTTTVTVHIRRLREKIEPEPSEPQWIKTVWGIGYKFEGRPLP
- a CDS encoding molybdopterin-dependent oxidoreductase gives rise to the protein MNRKKAGFGKQLAELHRWNAWIVLALAVSGVLLAWGAIRELGEGRIWIKQLHIALGVISGILIVLYVPLGRRHLKQIRQRPRQKGNLGFILFLLIGWLVSGIILWQLRHFPPRWANNARLVHQLLTYLGLPYILYHSVTRLKWMKQPGRRAVRTSDPALDPGQPIQGEWPASAGPEAPGPWMDRRQFLKITLGAALAVTVLPPFFRWLGSASGGAISISGGGEAAPDPDPNRMLPAPQPLPDSANVIGGGAEGRFEMYTVTRLPAFTSDMWSFTIDGLVEKPVIWNWEQFLAQKRIVQVSDFHCVTGWSVYRNTWEGIPLSRLLQEVGVKPGAKTVKFYSGDGVYTDALTLEQANMDDVMVAVLHDGKPIHRDYGGPVRLIVPKMYAYKSVKWLSRIELIDQEHIGYWEERGYDNDAWLKGKGVPL
- a CDS encoding GAF domain-containing protein codes for the protein MDGFLKGILDKLPPWFYSVSAVLFLLVLIIFFGMTLFGASRITRAMHSIMSRDRRIEQLHDRLHEAIRRAERQDNVASQLATACGNLSPLLHQLNALRSHLNLMTRMNEIESLAQRCLDTLSSDIKVSAGGRHRCALWVQQEEELLLVFASSGFPKTHPGNRRLHIHRSIAGRCLRKRQMIHVDDVTEDDDWEPNHDSKSPYASLICVPVSTWVVLTVDGIQAMSREVELLCELYGVLFEGIFQEQVNTVQRLAGEHLGEEANASGA
- a CDS encoding DUF6612 family protein — translated: MKMPVLPLFRYSSRSLLLAAVLTAAVLGGAGCSSSGASADPSSSSPPASSAATPQPSPSPEQSEAVKALKQAETAAKSLKNYYFKMDLTQHLTGESADSNSNVTVNSNGRVETSPLKLDQQVKSVIDEDTYDLRAILTPDAYYMYDKDLEGWSRTTKSDTAEMVKTLSDFQVDPDQALLDVQALGDGLRLEGDKITFEGNGAEAKAFLEKVLESTLGLSGLEQKVQDSIKLGSLKVEIVLDPVKRWPTSYRIDSTMTIEYEAGKPSTLKQTFWGTYSKPNAAEPVVVPAAAKDAPEIDSDVSGDDSE
- a CDS encoding TrkH family potassium uptake protein, whose amino-acid sequence is MFAGLFDLSKWSPPRFLVCGFAVIILLGGLVLSLPVSSAQGTSLRYLDAVFTATSATCVTGLVVVDTGTYYSIFGQVVLLLLIQIGGLGFMTMATLFALVLRKRISLRERMILQEAMNQPSMQGIVQLIRRVFRYSVAIEAAGALLFTLRWSLDMPIGRAAYFGVFHAVSFFNNAGFDLFGEYHSLTTYAEDPMVNLIAMALIVLGGLGFVVLADLLEYPKSRCLSLHSKIVLCMTGILIVSGAIAVFAFEYGNTLGPLGGTGKILASFFQSVTARTAGANTVDISALHQATLFFVIFLMFVGAAPGSTAGGIKVTTFATLVGGVHAMVRGKDDIVFFRYRLARGRLLKALTITMLAMALIAAVTMALCVTENAAFIRVFFETVSAFATVGLSTGLTPDLSDAGRVLIACMMFAGRLGPLTLAYALGPKSEKELYRYPEGKLIIG
- a CDS encoding cation:proton antiporter; protein product: MESQATEMIHHLFLLFLIIVTTGVVAGKLAEWLRLPDVAMFIVAGMVIGQGLHWVNEMSTSVTNQLILVGGSALILFDGGRNIRLKGLRKVGLTVGLLSVPGVLITVAATGAAIHYIFGIDWLYSLLAAAVIASTDPASIIPVFRQVRIRDKVRETVESESAFNDATGSIVTFALLAAVTGKQALEAGPMIGEFLKTALGGIVVGVVLAFVVMYLVGHVRIGVFGDYTGIAMLVLALAAYVIGDLLHVSGFMATFVAGLIWGNASTFGVHLAHKETEMTHLAENLTVIMRMLIFVLLGSQVDFGLLAEYWWQSLLAVLVLMFVARPLTVYACALPDRKAEWAGKELLFMVWVRETGVIPAALSGMIAASGIPHADVIASVTFMAIMLTILLQASTTAWAARKLGLEVKG
- a CDS encoding sensor histidine kinase produces the protein MKWRGVKLRPYLLAANAVSLVTVLGLLFFCYSRMILNREAFLWLGGATLAAGLLSFAVHYALIRPLERSVNRIGEASKEIASGAYGAEVPIVGPAEFRQLAGRFNGMSRRLAESFSRLRQAEISRRELVANVAHDLRTPLALLQSHAEALQDGVVRDEETVRRYLGTIRSESVRLAGLVQDLFELSAIDAGAEAYRPDKISLEDVLVETLNAYAPRLEGKRLEARVTLPEPTPIVETMDRSLRRIVGNLLDNAIRHSPEGGSILISAADIGGHLLVVRVQDEGEGVPEAERERIFERFYRADPSRRRDGSGGGLGLAIAKALAERHGGAIGVEPGPGTGSVFWFTVPLAVLSDTERRERA